In a genomic window of Sutcliffiella sp. FSL R7-0096:
- a CDS encoding DUF2225 domain-containing protein: MEQYYKRDISCGNCKHSYSTLKIKSRFIRPLTHDTDFCSTYHSEETNPLLYYVSVCPQCGYAVTDEFSDKFTSESLQAIRTKIQKHWQFKDFGQTRTVKTAINAYKLGIYSGIIKKETAIVMAGLYLRLAWIYRTVEKNITQEQRFLKLAVDQFETSYSTEDFEEKEMSEIKLLYLIGDLHTRLKNERQAIRYFQLVIQHRTKEKEKRLVEKARERWYEIRTASKLPATS, encoded by the coding sequence ATGGAACAATATTATAAACGCGATATTTCATGTGGTAATTGCAAACATTCATATAGTACATTGAAAATAAAATCCCGTTTCATTCGCCCTTTAACACACGATACGGATTTTTGCTCCACTTATCACTCCGAAGAGACAAACCCTCTCCTCTATTATGTATCTGTCTGTCCACAATGTGGATATGCTGTCACAGATGAATTTAGCGACAAGTTCACGTCAGAATCTCTTCAGGCAATTCGGACAAAAATACAAAAACATTGGCAATTCAAAGACTTCGGTCAGACACGAACGGTCAAAACCGCCATCAATGCCTACAAGCTGGGTATATATTCTGGAATAATAAAGAAAGAAACGGCTATCGTCATGGCAGGACTATACCTTCGACTTGCCTGGATCTACCGTACCGTTGAAAAAAACATCACCCAGGAACAACGATTTCTTAAGCTTGCTGTAGATCAATTTGAAACCTCTTATTCCACAGAGGATTTTGAAGAAAAAGAAATGTCCGAAATCAAGCTTCTCTATTTAATTGGAGATCTTCATACCAGGCTCAAAAACGAAAGACAGGCAATCCGGTATTTTCAATTGGTCATCCAGCATAGAACAAAAGAAAAGGAAAAGCGGCTAGTTGAA